From a single Streptomyces sp. NBC_01264 genomic region:
- a CDS encoding FAD-binding oxidoreductase, which produces MPTQEVLEAPEVLAAPVLRPGDEGYDDERLGYNLALDHRPALIVRARDTADVQEAVRYAAGAGLGVAVQATGHGISRSAEGQLMISTRLMTGVRVDPVRRTATVAAGTVWQDVLRASAPHGLAPLNGSNPGVGAVGYTVGGGMGLLGRRYGYAADHVRSLDVVTADGRLRTATPDREPDLFWALRGGKGNFGVVVSMEIDLFPVAELYGGGLYFGPDTAATALRAYAAWTTTVPEEMSSSIQLIRYPDLPVLPEAMRGQYVTHIRIAWSGDHADGERLVRPLRALGPVLQDTVAAMPYLEVGSIHHEPPFPVAAYDRNTALRDLPPAAVEALLERAGPQADAPYFVEIRHHGGAYARPPRTDSAVAGRDAGFMLFSTSIMEPGRLPAIRDAHDLLHRTMEPWGTGGAFVNFFGIDDTGADRVRSAYTESGHARLAALKAAYDPENLFRVNYNIEPTAS; this is translated from the coding sequence GTGCCCACACAAGAAGTACTGGAAGCACCGGAAGTACTGGCCGCGCCGGTCCTCAGGCCCGGGGACGAGGGTTACGACGACGAGCGGCTCGGCTACAACCTGGCCCTCGACCACCGGCCCGCCCTCATAGTCCGTGCCCGGGACACCGCCGACGTCCAGGAAGCGGTCCGGTACGCGGCCGGAGCGGGCCTGGGCGTCGCCGTGCAGGCCACCGGCCACGGCATCTCCCGTTCGGCCGAAGGCCAGCTGATGATCAGCACCCGGCTGATGACGGGGGTACGGGTCGACCCCGTGCGCCGCACCGCGACCGTCGCGGCCGGGACCGTGTGGCAGGACGTCCTCAGGGCGAGCGCCCCGCACGGCCTGGCGCCCCTGAACGGCTCCAACCCGGGTGTCGGCGCGGTCGGTTACACCGTCGGCGGCGGCATGGGGCTGCTCGGCCGCCGTTACGGGTACGCCGCCGATCACGTCCGCAGCCTGGACGTCGTCACCGCGGACGGCCGGCTCCGCACGGCGACCCCCGACCGGGAGCCGGACCTCTTCTGGGCCCTGCGCGGCGGCAAGGGCAACTTCGGCGTGGTCGTCTCCATGGAGATCGACCTGTTCCCGGTCGCCGAGCTCTACGGCGGCGGACTCTACTTCGGGCCGGACACGGCGGCCACGGCCCTGCGCGCCTACGCCGCGTGGACCACGACGGTCCCCGAGGAGATGTCCTCCTCCATCCAGCTGATCCGCTACCCCGACCTGCCGGTCCTGCCCGAGGCGATGCGCGGCCAGTACGTCACCCACATCCGGATCGCCTGGTCCGGCGACCACGCCGACGGCGAGCGCCTGGTGCGGCCGCTGCGCGCCCTCGGTCCGGTGCTCCAGGACACCGTGGCCGCGATGCCCTACCTCGAGGTCGGGTCCATCCACCACGAACCGCCGTTCCCGGTGGCGGCGTACGACCGCAACACGGCGCTGCGCGATCTGCCCCCCGCCGCCGTCGAGGCCCTGCTCGAACGGGCGGGTCCGCAGGCGGACGCCCCCTACTTCGTCGAGATCCGCCACCACGGGGGCGCCTATGCCCGGCCGCCCCGCACCGACAGCGCGGTCGCGGGCCGGGACGCCGGGTTCATGCTGTTCTCCACCTCGATCATGGAGCCCGGCCGGCTGCCCGCGATCCGCGACGCCCACGACCTGCTCCACCGCACGATGGAGCCGTGGGGCACCGGCGGGGCGTTCGTGAACTTCTTCGGCATCGACGACACCGGCGCCGACCGGGTCCGCAGCGCGTACACGGAGTCCGGCCACGCCCGGCTGGCGGCGCTCAAGGCGGCGTACGACCCGGAGAACCTGTTCCGGGTGAACTACAACATCGAGCCGACCGCGAGCTGA
- a CDS encoding 3-oxoacyl-ACP synthase III family protein, which yields MITTGRRFEEGPSAHSVGILGTGSCLPSHVVTNDEVGAPAGVDGEWIFSKTGIRNRRWAKPDEATSDLAVAAGRAALEQAGIRGSELSLVIAATSTPDSPQPPTASLVADGLGAGSGTTAFDLNAVCSGFIFALTTAERIIRDTGGYALVVGADVYSRILNPEDRRTTILFGDGAGAVVIGPDKGRTLLSARLAGFSSEHELIGVPAGGSRLPATEDTLRDGLHYFTMNGRAVRDFVAEMVAPAISEFLADNGVTPADIAHFVPHQANGRMIDDLADRIGIPRERTRSTYEEYGNTGSASVPVTLDHAVRTAEMKDGDLVLLAAFGGGMAMGLVLLRW from the coding sequence TTGATCACCACCGGCCGCCGTTTCGAAGAGGGCCCGTCAGCGCACTCCGTCGGAATTCTGGGAACCGGCTCCTGTCTGCCGTCCCACGTCGTCACCAATGACGAAGTCGGCGCCCCCGCGGGAGTCGACGGCGAGTGGATCTTCAGCAAGACCGGCATACGGAACCGTCGCTGGGCCAAGCCGGACGAGGCCACTTCCGACCTGGCCGTCGCCGCGGGCCGGGCCGCTCTCGAACAGGCCGGCATCCGCGGTTCCGAGCTCTCCCTGGTCATCGCGGCCACCTCCACCCCCGACTCGCCGCAGCCGCCGACCGCCTCCCTGGTGGCCGACGGGCTCGGCGCCGGCAGCGGCACCACCGCCTTCGACCTCAACGCGGTGTGCAGCGGCTTCATCTTCGCGCTGACCACCGCGGAGCGGATCATCCGGGACACGGGCGGCTACGCGCTGGTCGTCGGCGCGGACGTCTACTCCCGGATCCTCAACCCGGAGGACCGCCGCACCACCATCCTGTTCGGCGACGGCGCCGGTGCCGTCGTCATCGGCCCGGACAAGGGCCGGACCCTCCTCAGCGCCCGGCTGGCCGGCTTCAGCTCCGAGCACGAGCTGATCGGGGTCCCGGCCGGCGGCAGCCGCCTCCCGGCCACCGAGGACACCCTCCGCGACGGGCTGCACTACTTCACGATGAACGGCCGCGCGGTCCGCGACTTCGTCGCCGAGATGGTGGCCCCGGCCATCTCCGAATTCCTCGCCGACAACGGCGTGACCCCCGCCGACATCGCTCACTTCGTCCCGCACCAGGCCAACGGCCGGATGATCGACGACCTCGCCGACCGGATCGGGATCCCCCGGGAGCGCACCCGTTCGACCTACGAGGAGTACGGCAACACCGGCTCGGCCTCCGTGCCGGTCACCCTCGACCACGCCGTGCGGACGGCGGAGATGAAGGACGGGGACCTCGTCCTGCTCGCCGCGTTCGGCGGCGGGATGGCCATGGGCCTCGTCCTGCTCCGGTGGTGA
- a CDS encoding NAD(P)/FAD-dependent oxidoreductase translates to MNRTLVVAGYGMAGHRLVEELRSLDAAGVWRIVVLAEEPHPAYDRVALSSYLDGRSAADLALAAPGFLDDPLLELRLSTGVHRVDRAARTVTTTTGELIGYDALVLATGSRPFVPPVPGHDLPGCYAYRSLGDLDAIRAAAEPGRPGVVIGGGLLGLEAANALRLLGMEPHVVELAPRLMPLQVDPDGGEVLARHVRDRGLRIHCGVATAGIEAGPDGRASGVALADGSTLDASVVVFSAGVRPRDELAGPAGLATGERGGILVDEYCRTRDGHVWAIGECAAVAGRCYGLAAPGYRMAASVARQLLGLDGEPFGEADMSTRLKLLGVEVASFGDAHASTAGALALSRRDGAAGTYAKLVLDADGRTLLGGVLVGDAGAYGELRPFLGRGMPAAGHRLLAGPR, encoded by the coding sequence GTGAACCGCACTCTCGTCGTGGCCGGGTACGGCATGGCCGGGCACCGCCTCGTGGAGGAGCTGCGCTCCCTCGACGCGGCCGGTGTCTGGCGGATCGTGGTCCTGGCCGAGGAGCCGCACCCCGCCTACGACCGGGTCGCCCTCTCCTCCTACCTGGACGGCCGCAGCGCGGCGGACCTCGCCCTGGCCGCACCGGGCTTCCTCGACGACCCGCTGCTGGAGCTCCGCTTGAGCACCGGCGTGCACCGCGTGGACCGCGCCGCGCGCACCGTGACCACCACCACCGGTGAGCTGATCGGCTACGACGCCCTGGTCCTGGCCACCGGATCCCGGCCGTTCGTCCCGCCGGTACCGGGCCACGACCTGCCGGGCTGCTACGCCTACCGCTCGCTCGGCGACCTCGACGCGATCCGCGCCGCGGCCGAGCCGGGACGCCCCGGGGTGGTGATCGGCGGCGGCCTGCTCGGCCTGGAGGCGGCGAACGCGCTGCGGCTGCTCGGCATGGAGCCGCACGTGGTGGAGCTCGCCCCGCGGCTGATGCCCCTCCAGGTGGACCCGGACGGCGGCGAGGTCCTCGCGCGGCACGTCCGGGACCGGGGGCTGCGGATCCACTGCGGTGTCGCGACGGCGGGGATCGAGGCGGGTCCCGACGGCCGGGCGAGCGGCGTGGCCCTGGCGGACGGCTCCACCCTCGATGCGTCCGTCGTGGTGTTCTCGGCGGGTGTGCGCCCGCGGGACGAGCTCGCCGGTCCGGCGGGTCTGGCCACCGGCGAACGCGGCGGGATCCTGGTCGACGAGTACTGCCGCACGCGGGACGGGCACGTCTGGGCGATCGGCGAGTGCGCGGCGGTGGCCGGGCGCTGCTACGGCCTGGCCGCACCCGGCTACCGGATGGCCGCGTCCGTGGCCCGCCAGCTGCTGGGCCTGGACGGGGAGCCGTTCGGGGAGGCGGACATGTCCACGCGGCTGAAGCTGCTCGGCGTGGAGGTGGCGAGCTTCGGCGACGCCCACGCGAGCACCGCGGGTGCGCTGGCGCTCAGCCGGCGGGACGGGGCGGCCGGCACGTACGCGAAGCTCGTCCTGGACGCGGACGGCCGGACCCTGCTCGGCGGCGTCCTGGTCGGCGACGCCGGCGCCTACGGCGAGCTGCGGCCCTTCCTCGGCCGGGGGATGCCGGCCGCGGGGCACCGGCTGCTGGCCGGCCCGCGCTGA
- a CDS encoding FAD-dependent oxidoreductase, whose translation MSAGEVLVVGNGPAANRFVERLHHHGHRGGVTVLGAEHGAAYNRVLLTSVLDGTLPPGALTLPAPPPGTRLHTGVTVTRIDRARRLAHTRDGAAHPYDTLVLATGARPALPEIPGLTAGGASPGSGVLALRTLADAERIARTPPQSAVVLGAGLLGVEAAAALRRAGHDVALVHRGPHPLDRRLDSVAGTLLTRRLEGMGVEVHADRRAAEHHHGKLVLDDGSVLAADLVLLCTGAEPDTRLARRAGLTVRSGVVVDDLLRTDDPRIHAIGDCSEHPGDTAGHLEPAWEQAETLAGHLAGVPVRRRGTRQVTRLRIPGLDLVQLGRGGRTTEVEAGDNAGELVTFTDPARGRYARLTLHGERITEAVLLGLPRAIAAVTRLHALDLPVPSGRLELLLGTAPATADAEELPDEAVVCRCNNVTKHTLAEACRAGAHDLPSIAAVTRATTGCGGCTDAVRALCGTFRPPEGTDTP comes from the coding sequence GTGAGCGCGGGCGAGGTGCTGGTGGTGGGCAACGGGCCCGCCGCGAACCGGTTCGTGGAGCGGCTCCACCACCACGGCCACCGGGGCGGCGTCACCGTGCTCGGCGCCGAGCACGGGGCCGCGTACAACCGGGTGCTGCTGACCTCCGTCCTGGACGGCACCCTGCCGCCCGGCGCGCTCACGCTGCCCGCGCCGCCCCCGGGCACCCGGCTGCACACCGGGGTCACCGTGACCCGCATCGACCGCGCACGCCGGCTCGCGCACACGCGGGACGGGGCCGCGCACCCCTACGACACCCTGGTCCTGGCGACCGGCGCCCGGCCCGCCCTCCCCGAGATCCCGGGACTCACGGCGGGCGGCGCCTCCCCCGGGAGCGGCGTCCTGGCGCTCCGTACCCTCGCCGACGCCGAGCGGATCGCCCGGACACCCCCGCAGAGCGCGGTGGTCCTCGGCGCCGGACTGCTCGGTGTGGAGGCGGCCGCCGCCCTGCGCCGCGCGGGCCACGACGTGGCCCTCGTACACCGCGGGCCGCATCCGCTGGACCGGCGGCTGGACTCCGTCGCGGGCACGCTCCTCACCCGGCGGCTCGAAGGCATGGGCGTGGAGGTCCACGCGGACCGCCGAGCGGCCGAGCACCACCACGGGAAACTGGTCCTCGACGACGGCAGCGTGCTCGCGGCCGACCTCGTCCTGCTGTGCACCGGAGCCGAACCGGACACCAGGCTCGCCCGCCGGGCCGGGCTCACGGTCCGCTCGGGCGTCGTGGTCGACGACCTGCTGCGCACCGACGACCCGCGCATCCACGCCATCGGCGACTGCTCGGAGCACCCGGGCGACACCGCGGGACACCTCGAACCCGCCTGGGAACAGGCGGAGACCCTCGCCGGACACCTCGCCGGGGTCCCCGTACGCCGCCGCGGCACCCGCCAGGTCACCCGGCTGCGGATCCCCGGCCTCGACCTCGTCCAGCTGGGCCGGGGCGGACGGACCACCGAGGTCGAGGCCGGTGACAACGCCGGCGAGCTGGTCACCTTCACCGACCCGGCGCGCGGCCGGTACGCCCGGCTGACGCTGCACGGCGAGCGGATCACCGAGGCGGTCCTGCTGGGGCTGCCGCGGGCCATCGCCGCGGTGACCCGGCTCCACGCGCTCGACCTGCCGGTGCCCTCGGGGCGGCTGGAACTCCTGCTCGGCACGGCGCCCGCCACGGCGGACGCCGAAGAACTGCCCGACGAGGCGGTGGTCTGCCGCTGCAACAACGTCACGAAGCACACGCTCGCCGAGGCCTGCCGGGCCGGAGCCCACGACCTGCCGTCGATCGCCGCGGTGACCCGGGCCACCACCGGCTGCGGCGGCTGCACGGACGCGGTACGCGCGCTGTGCGGAACATTTCGTCCTCCGGAAGGGACCGACACCCCGTGA
- a CDS encoding phenazine antibiotic biosynthesis protein: protein MLEFPLDTQPDPDAFLRAALRWHFSPETGSPFWLERAGTLGFDPLTDIHGFADLSRFPNLANELRDVRAEDLIPRGYGPHPEVVGVYESGGTTGAPKRIVLLQEWLDRLLTWSSAQLDRHGVPQNVNWLVVAPTGPHMVGDVIKRQTAFRGGLAFTVDLDPRWVKKLISEGRAADAGAYAEHIVDQVAFLLQTQDIGVLMCTPPILERLARRDDLAKLIHEKVKAINWVGTQMDADTRYLYRTEVFPKAHLYSGYGSTMILGNASERPGLSDDDPCIYDPFSPHMVFDVVDPKTHETVGYGERGQVVMHHVSKSLFMPNNLERDYATRVPGPKGVWQLGDSVADIAPVQEFDNETVIEGVY, encoded by the coding sequence ATGCTGGAATTTCCACTCGACACCCAGCCGGACCCCGACGCATTCCTGCGCGCCGCTCTGCGGTGGCATTTCTCCCCGGAAACGGGCTCGCCGTTCTGGCTCGAACGCGCAGGAACTCTTGGTTTCGATCCGCTGACCGACATCCACGGTTTCGCGGACCTGTCCCGCTTCCCCAACCTCGCCAACGAGCTGCGCGACGTACGCGCCGAGGACCTCATCCCGCGCGGCTACGGCCCGCACCCCGAGGTCGTCGGCGTCTACGAGAGCGGCGGCACCACCGGCGCCCCCAAGCGCATAGTCCTGCTCCAGGAGTGGCTGGACCGCCTGCTCACCTGGAGCAGCGCCCAGCTCGACCGGCACGGCGTTCCGCAGAACGTGAACTGGCTGGTCGTCGCCCCGACCGGCCCCCACATGGTGGGCGACGTCATCAAGCGCCAGACCGCCTTCCGCGGCGGCCTCGCCTTCACCGTCGACCTGGACCCGCGCTGGGTCAAGAAGCTCATCTCCGAGGGCCGGGCCGCGGACGCGGGCGCCTACGCCGAGCACATCGTCGACCAGGTGGCGTTCCTGCTCCAGACCCAGGACATCGGCGTCCTGATGTGCACCCCGCCGATCCTGGAGCGCCTCGCGCGCCGCGACGACCTCGCCAAGCTCATCCACGAGAAGGTCAAGGCGATCAACTGGGTCGGCACCCAGATGGACGCCGACACCCGCTACCTGTACCGCACCGAGGTCTTCCCCAAGGCGCACCTCTACAGCGGCTACGGCTCCACCATGATCCTCGGCAACGCCTCCGAGCGCCCGGGCCTCTCGGACGACGACCCGTGCATCTACGACCCGTTCTCGCCGCACATGGTCTTCGACGTGGTCGACCCGAAGACGCACGAGACCGTCGGGTACGGCGAGCGCGGCCAGGTGGTCATGCACCACGTCAGCAAGAGCCTGTTCATGCCCAACAACCTGGAGCGCGACTACGCGACGCGCGTGCCCGGCCCCAAGGGCGTCTGGCAGCTCGGCGACTCCGTGGCGGACATCGCTCCGGTCCAGGAGTTCGACAACGAGACCGTCATCGAAGGGGTCTATTAA
- a CDS encoding VOC family protein, giving the protein MAIRLNHTVLTALDRDVTAAFLIDILGLEPSRGYGPFRVLQLSNDITLDVLGSEHAIKGAGLGADGTVTPQHYAFLVDDHEFDGILARIQDRRLPYWGDPFHRHAGVTNAWYGGRGVYFDDPNGHSIEVMTAPYEMD; this is encoded by the coding sequence GTGGCCATCCGGCTCAACCACACCGTCCTCACCGCCCTGGACCGCGACGTCACCGCGGCGTTTCTGATCGACATCCTGGGACTCGAACCCAGCCGCGGCTACGGGCCGTTCCGGGTCCTCCAGCTCTCCAACGACATCACCCTCGACGTCCTCGGCAGCGAACACGCCATCAAGGGCGCCGGTCTCGGCGCCGACGGCACGGTCACCCCGCAGCACTACGCCTTCCTCGTGGACGACCACGAGTTCGACGGGATCCTCGCCCGGATCCAGGACCGCCGGCTGCCCTACTGGGGCGACCCCTTCCACCGTCACGCCGGTGTCACCAACGCCTGGTACGGAGGCCGCGGCGTCTACTTCGACGATCCGAACGGCCACAGCATCGAAGTCATGACCGCCCCCTACGAAATGGACTGA
- a CDS encoding aldehyde dehydrogenase family protein — protein sequence MSSGLITLDALGPAGPFRARKRTTVTDVTGAPVAELSLVPKLFVTRAMTALRKASSLPLTERTEALERAGRIFAEEIIDGLSFAEYEHTVARVSGVPIGVVRAATAAIIEATEQSRYAAFQARPVGAVDDWRAEETRNGSAVWTRRGDVFAVHAAGNHPGPHSLWVEALALGYRVAVRPSRREPFTPHRLISALRAAGFGEDQVVLLPTDYEAADEILRGADYGLVYGGDDVVRKYAGTRVLPQGPGRSKMLVPAGVDWREHLDTIVDSISHQGGVACINATTVLIDGDPAPLAQAIAERLALIPSLPPEDDKAVLAVQPVEGARAIEKFLLAKAAGTTAHLGGDGVVEELGDGSAVLRPAVHQLDRPDAEQAGIELPFPCVWVAPWSPADGVGPLRNSLVLTAFTDDEALIDELLAEPTISNVYLGDHPTYWIRPGVPHDAYLGEFLMRTKTVIRD from the coding sequence ATGAGTTCCGGCCTGATCACGCTGGACGCACTCGGGCCGGCCGGCCCCTTCCGCGCACGCAAGCGGACGACCGTCACGGACGTGACGGGTGCGCCGGTCGCCGAACTCAGCCTGGTGCCCAAGCTGTTCGTGACGCGGGCGATGACCGCGCTGCGCAAGGCCTCCTCGCTGCCGCTCACCGAGCGGACGGAGGCCCTGGAGCGGGCCGGACGGATCTTCGCCGAGGAGATCATCGACGGACTGTCCTTCGCCGAGTACGAGCACACGGTCGCCCGCGTCTCCGGGGTGCCGATCGGTGTCGTCCGGGCCGCGACGGCCGCCATCATCGAGGCCACCGAGCAGTCCCGGTACGCCGCCTTCCAGGCGCGGCCGGTCGGCGCCGTGGACGACTGGCGCGCCGAGGAGACCCGTAACGGCAGCGCCGTGTGGACCCGGCGCGGCGACGTGTTCGCGGTGCACGCGGCGGGCAACCACCCCGGCCCGCACTCGCTGTGGGTGGAGGCCCTCGCGCTGGGCTACCGGGTCGCCGTGCGGCCCTCGCGCCGCGAGCCGTTCACCCCGCACCGGCTGATCTCGGCCCTGCGGGCCGCGGGCTTCGGCGAGGACCAGGTCGTGCTGCTGCCCACGGACTACGAGGCGGCGGACGAGATCCTGCGCGGCGCCGACTACGGCCTCGTGTACGGCGGCGACGACGTCGTCCGCAAGTACGCGGGCACCCGGGTGCTGCCGCAGGGTCCGGGCCGCTCGAAGATGCTGGTTCCGGCCGGCGTCGACTGGCGCGAGCACCTCGACACCATCGTGGACTCCATCAGCCACCAGGGCGGGGTGGCCTGCATCAACGCCACCACCGTGCTCATCGACGGGGACCCGGCGCCGCTCGCGCAGGCCATCGCCGAGCGCCTCGCCCTGATCCCGAGCCTGCCTCCGGAGGACGACAAGGCCGTCCTGGCGGTGCAGCCGGTGGAGGGGGCCCGGGCGATCGAGAAGTTCCTGCTCGCCAAGGCCGCCGGCACCACGGCGCACCTCGGCGGTGACGGCGTCGTGGAGGAGCTCGGCGACGGGAGCGCGGTCCTGCGCCCGGCCGTGCACCAGCTGGACCGGCCGGACGCGGAGCAGGCCGGCATCGAACTGCCCTTCCCCTGCGTGTGGGTGGCCCCGTGGTCGCCCGCCGACGGTGTCGGGCCGCTGCGCAACTCCCTGGTGCTGACCGCGTTCACCGACGACGAGGCGCTGATCGACGAGCTGCTCGCGGAGCCCACGATCAGCAACGTCTACCTCGGCGACCACCCGACGTACTGGATCCGGCCGGGCGTTCCCCACGACGCCTACCTCGGGGAGTTCCTGATGCGGACCAAGACCGTCATCCGCGACTGA
- a CDS encoding YybH family protein gives MTDVLDDLLPPTDPAELPAVFEAAFNSGELASVDRLFAPGAVFVTRPGEAVTEDARRAANAQFLGLGVPIALTLRHTYVCDDIALLIGDFVISGTGPDGSPVHQEGSATDVARRGPDGRWRYVIDNPSGIDRG, from the coding sequence ATGACCGACGTCCTCGACGACCTCCTGCCCCCGACCGACCCGGCCGAGCTCCCCGCGGTGTTCGAAGCGGCCTTCAACTCCGGTGAACTCGCCTCGGTGGACCGTCTCTTCGCCCCCGGCGCCGTCTTCGTCACCCGTCCCGGCGAGGCCGTCACCGAGGATGCCCGGCGCGCGGCCAACGCCCAGTTCCTGGGGCTCGGCGTCCCGATCGCGCTCACCCTGCGGCACACCTATGTCTGCGACGACATCGCCCTGCTCATAGGGGACTTCGTGATCTCGGGCACCGGCCCGGACGGAAGCCCGGTGCACCAGGAGGGCTCCGCCACCGATGTGGCCCGCCGCGGGCCCGACGGCCGCTGGCGCTACGTGATCGACAACCCGTCCGGCATCGACCGCGGATAG
- a CDS encoding arylamine N-acetyltransferase family protein: MLNDAQVDAYLDRIGATRPERADLAALRRLQERHCLTVPFENLDYHVAGAPVHMDEQVLEKLVDRRRGGGCYEVNPAFGYLLSALGYEVEILPGQVYRPDGPGPFMGHLALRVLLDGEAWLVDVGFGRNSRTPLRFADAEPQQDAHGSYRVVPAEGEGAWGFDILLNDRPLYRIDDRPVRVADFVPTLWWWRTAPESPFLADVFCSLPTEDGGRVTLKGNRLTQITGSERIVEDLADDEAVLAAYRKYFGFDLDVLPATPEPGRAGIQTG, from the coding sequence ATGCTGAATGACGCCCAGGTTGACGCGTATCTGGACCGCATCGGCGCGACCCGGCCCGAGCGGGCCGATCTCGCCGCGCTGCGCCGCCTCCAGGAGCGGCACTGCCTGACCGTGCCGTTCGAGAACCTCGACTACCACGTCGCCGGAGCCCCCGTCCACATGGACGAGCAGGTCCTCGAGAAGCTGGTCGACCGCCGTCGCGGTGGTGGCTGCTACGAGGTCAACCCCGCCTTCGGGTACCTGCTGAGCGCCCTCGGCTACGAGGTGGAGATCCTGCCCGGCCAGGTCTACCGCCCCGACGGCCCGGGCCCGTTCATGGGCCACCTGGCGCTCCGCGTCCTGCTGGACGGCGAGGCCTGGCTCGTCGACGTCGGCTTCGGCCGCAACAGCCGTACGCCGCTGCGCTTCGCCGACGCCGAGCCGCAGCAGGACGCGCACGGCAGCTACCGCGTCGTACCGGCCGAGGGCGAGGGCGCCTGGGGCTTCGACATCCTCCTGAACGACCGCCCGCTCTACCGGATCGACGACCGGCCCGTGCGGGTGGCCGACTTCGTGCCGACCCTGTGGTGGTGGCGCACCGCACCCGAGTCGCCGTTCCTGGCCGACGTGTTCTGCTCGCTGCCGACCGAGGACGGCGGGCGCGTCACCCTCAAGGGCAACCGCCTCACCCAGATCACCGGATCGGAGCGCATCGTCGAGGACCTGGCGGACGACGAAGCCGTGCTCGCCGCCTACCGCAAGTACTTCGGCTTCGACCTGGACGTGCTCCCGGCCACCCCCGAGCCCGGTCGCGCCGGCATCCAGACGGGCTGA
- a CDS encoding NAD(P)H-dependent oxidoreductase has product MVNIAVVYYSSTGNVHKLAEAAATAAGKAGAEVRLLRIPRLSAETVVPGTEDAVAAHGNTDGEIPEVRLDDLLWADGILIGTPVRFGLPAAPVGAFIDSTAPVSIPGKLANKVVSAFTSGSAPHGGHETTLLAVHNAVCHWGSLIVANGSTGEVLFRPENGNPYGSSSVTRNRPGNVHEDNLAAVEFQARRVTEVAGIVVRGLAAAR; this is encoded by the coding sequence ATGGTCAACATCGCCGTCGTCTATTACTCGTCCACCGGAAACGTCCACAAGCTCGCCGAGGCGGCCGCCACGGCCGCCGGGAAGGCCGGAGCCGAGGTACGGCTCCTGCGCATTCCGCGGCTGAGCGCCGAGACCGTCGTGCCCGGCACCGAGGACGCCGTGGCCGCGCACGGGAACACCGACGGCGAGATCCCCGAGGTCCGGCTCGACGACCTGCTCTGGGCCGACGGCATCCTCATCGGCACGCCCGTCCGGTTCGGACTGCCCGCCGCCCCGGTCGGCGCCTTCATCGACTCCACCGCGCCCGTGTCGATTCCGGGCAAGCTCGCCAACAAGGTGGTGTCCGCCTTCACCTCGGGCTCCGCACCGCACGGCGGTCACGAGACCACCCTGCTCGCGGTCCACAACGCCGTCTGCCACTGGGGCTCGCTCATCGTCGCCAACGGCTCCACCGGCGAGGTCCTCTTCCGCCCGGAGAACGGCAACCCCTACGGCAGCTCCAGCGTCACCCGCAACCGCCCCGGAAACGTCCACGAGGACAATCTCGCCGCCGTCGAATTCCAGGCGCGCCGGGTCACCGAAGTCGCGGGAATCGTCGTACGCGGCCTCGCCGCCGCCCGATAG